A segment of the Vagococcus hydrophili genome:
TCGTATTGTTTATAGTGATTTTTTTCTACTCGTGAAGTCAGATATTGATGGTGTAGCATTTTGTTCATTTTAATTAGTTCTGGGTCAGTTTCTTTATTCGGATCATAGTTATCGGTATTCAGAATAATTCCAGAGGCAATATATTCGCCTACAATTATTTGTGTACTAATTTTTTCAGTTTCAAAGGTAGAATTAAAGAAAGCTTGAGTTATTTCATTTGCGTAACCAGAATTGCCACCACCATTATTTCTCAAATCAAAGATGATTTCCTCACACGTTAGATATTCAGGAATGTATTTATAAAAAATAGCCGTCATTTCATCTGACATAAAATGAGTTAAATGAACGATTATTTTGTTAGCTACTTTATAAATTCTAATGGCATCATGCTCTTCCAAAATTTGACAGTTATTGCTAAGTGTATCAGAATAAAAATTTGAAAAATTGGTTTTGTCAGGTAGAAAAGGAATCTCCTGCTTATCTCCGTTTTCAAATTCAATCTCAAAAGAATGAGTATTAAATAGAAAACTAAAATTATTTTGAGCCATAATTAAGGATTCGTTGATATTATGTTGCCAATAATGAGAGCTGACAATCTTTAAAAATTCACTGACAGAAAGATGATTGATAGACTTGATAGGTTTAAAAATAAAGTCACTAAAATTTTTGTCCGATGAATTTATCACTAATTGATTTTCTATAACTGTTAAAGTCATTGGGGCGTAAGTTAAATCATTTTTAATCTTGTCTGGTAAAAAGATGAGTGTATGCCCATCATTTAATAAGGCACTCAGTTTTTGAAGTCTGAGATAAAATTCTTTTATAGGTAACTCTTTTTGAATATCGTTAAGTAAGTCAACAATGGAATTTTCCCATAAATCAATTAAATCATCAGTCCAGTAAGGAAAAACATTTAAGGCTTGATGATGGATAGTTAAAATGTCTGAAAGTTGATTATTCATTTGAGTTATCCCCTTTTACTTTAAAATTTTTTAAGTTTATTATTCATTATATCACTAAGTGGTTCTTTGTTTTGAAATTAGATTACTTCTTTATTCTTTTAGTTAAGTTAAACTATGGTGTGTTTACTTTAGGTATGCCATAATTAAGCACATCAGTCATAAATTATAAATGTACTAAATTCAGTTATATACTATTAAGCAAAAGCCAATTTTTTATATTTAAAAAAAGTGAGGAAGGAAAATCAAAATGAGTTTAACAAAAGATCAATTAAGTGTTGAAGTAGCTAGGCTTTACTACCAACTAGAGTATGGACAACAAAAAATAGCAACAGAATTAAATATTTCAAGACCGACAGTATCTAGACTACTCAAGCATGCGAAGGATAAGGGATTTGTCACCATTACTATTACAGATCCATTTAGTGAAAGAGAGGTATTAGCTAGAGATATTAAGGAAAAATTTGGATTAAAAGAAGTAGTTATCGCACAAACGCCAAGTGATAACTATGAATTAATTGTAGAGCAAATCAGCTTAGAAGCAGCTAATTTTATTTCAGAAGTAATAATAGATGGAGATATCATTGGTATTGGATGGGGAACAACTATTTATGAAGTAGCTAAAAAACTTCAACCTGATGATTCAAAGAATATTCAAGTGGTTCAGTTAAAGGGAAGTATCACCCATTCAAAAGTAACAACTTTCGCTCATGAAACCTTATCATTATTTGCAGATAATTATCATACAACTGGGACATCACTTCCATTACCAGTTATTTTTGATAATAAAGAAGTTAAAACGGTTGTTGAAAAAGACCGTCACATTCAACATATTATGAAACTTCAAGAAGAAGCAAGCATAGCCATTTATACAGTGGGAACCACAAGGGAAGAAGCCTTAGTTTTTCAATTAGAGTATTTAACAGATGAGCAAAAGACTTACTTGCAGAAGGTAGCTGTGGGAGATATTTGTTCTCGTTTTTATAATGAAAAAGGAGACATTGCTTCAAAAGAAATTAATGAGCGGACGATAGGGATTGAGCTTTCTGAATTACCTAAAAAAAGGGTATCTTTATTGGTTGCAGGTGGGGAACATAAACTAAAAGCTATTGAAGGCGCTTTGAATGGTAATTATGTTAATACCCTAGTTACTGACTATTGGACAGCTAAAAAATTGGCAAAATGAAATTATGTTCATATTGATGTTTACATTTGTTCTGGTTGAGTATATAATGAATTTGTAAACAAATAGAGAGGAAGTATAGGTATGACAAATTTAGCGAAAATGATCGACCACACAAAATTAAAAGCGGACACTACTCAAGATGAGATTGCTGCTTTAACAAAGGAAGCGAAAGAACATGGCTTTTGGTCAGTATGTATTAATCCAGTATGGATTCCATTTGCTAAAGAAGAGTTAGCAGGAAGCGACGTGAAAATTTGTACAGTTATTGGTTTTCCTTTAGGAGCAAATTCTTCAAAGACTAAAGCTTTTGAAACAAATCTAGCAATTAATGATGGTGCTGATGAAGTAGATATGGTTATTAATGTTGGTGCTTTAAAACAAGCGCAATATGATGTTGTTTTAGAAGATATTAAAGCTGTTGTGAATGAAGCTAAGGGACGTGCTTTAGTTAAAGTAATAATAGAAACAGCACTTTTAACAAAAGAAGAAATTATTAAGGTATGTGAATTATCAGTAGAAGCTGGAGCAGACTATGTAAAAACATCAACAGGATTTTCAACAGCAGGAGCAACAGCTGAAAATGTTAAATTGATGAAGGATACTGTCGGTGAGAAAGCATTAGTTAAAGCATCTGGTGGGGTTAGAACAACTAGTGATGCAGAAGCTATGGTTGCTGCAGGCGCATCACGTATTGGTGCTAGTGATGGCGTTAAAATTATAGGTGCAACAACAGATAACAGTGATACAAGCGGCTATTAGTAACTAAGATGGTTAAAAGTCGTTTCGCTCCAGTTATTGTCGAAGCAGACTTTTCAGGGGGTGTGACCTAAGTACGCCCCGCTTCTTTTACAGACTAAACGGTGTCACAGAAGTAGCTTCTTCAGAAATAAGCCGAAAATTACAAAAATTTGAAAAGCAATTTTCGTGATTTCCTTCTTATTTTTTGAAGCTGAACACTTCTGTCACAACCTCTGACCAATGTAGGCTGCTGAAAAAGTCCCGATTTTCTTAATTGAAAATCGAGACTTTTATTTTTTTATCACATTACTTTTGTGTACTCCTTAGAATACTGGCATGAATTTATAGATAATGAATTTGGTTCAGTTGATTTAAAAACTGAAGTGGTCATGATACCTGAAAATATAAAGAAATATATGGAATGAAAGTTGTTGTTCATTTTAACTTATAATAGTTTCTGAATGATATGATACTTATCAAATTGTTTTACATGTGTAAATAAAAAATGCTATGATAAAAATAAAGGGTGATTATCTATGAAAAAAGTAATCCGAATAGTTTGTATTATTTTTCTTGGCTTTATCACGATTATGATGCCTATAATTTCTTATGATAGTTGGAAAGAGCAACAGGCATTTTCAAAAGGAGACAAAGGAAAAACTGAGGCTATTATCAAAGTGGATGAACATAAAGTTAAAACCTATAATTATAAAGAGAATGGTTACGGTGTTGACGCTGAAAAATCTGCTTGGCGAGACGGAGATAAGGTGACAGTTTACTATTTGAAAGACAAACCGGATATGGTAGCAGAAAATCCTTATGTTTATCATACTAAGCGAGAAATATTTGCTCCGTTAATGTGGTTTATTCTATTAGGGATCGCTGTGATTACAGAATTTTATGTCCGCTATCTAACTAAAAAAATCGAGTTAGAAATAGGTTGTGATGCTGATGATTGATATATTAAGGGGAAGAATCTTATTTCTGTTGCTATTTTTAATAGTTATTCTAGTGGGCTTCTTTTTAATCCTAAGTCTATTTAAAATAAAATCGAGTAGTAAATTACTAAAAATTAGTCTTTCTTTATTGGGAATAATTACTGTATTGGCAGGTCTTTACGGTTTATTATTTACTTTATTTTTTGGTTATAACTCATAAAAAAAGCAGAACCAACTCTGAAGCGGTTCTGCTTTTTACATTTATTTTTACGCTTCCTCATACTCATTCCATACTTTATTCGCATAAATACTATTAAACAATAGTGCTGCTTGTAAGGCTACTTGTGATAAACAGCCACCAAGTGTGCCGATATCTGATGAGCCAGAGAAGACTTGGTAAGTTAACAATGACCAGTAAATCAAGTTCGCAATGTTAACGAAAATCCATAATGACCAATTTTCTTTGTATTTGAAAATGTAAAGCGTTTGAGCGATTAAAGAGATGACTAAGTTCACACTATCAAAGTAAGGCAGTTGTCCACCTAAATTAGCTAGAACGAACCAACCAATTCCCCAAGCGATGAAAGCGCCAATGAATAATTTATGTTTCACGCTTTTACTAAAACTATTCACTGCTTCGTCATTGCCCCATAAAAACCAACCAATAGGCTGAGAAATCACATAAACGATATTCATAGCGAAAGAACCATATGCGTGTGTTTTCCAAGCAATGTACGTCATGGCTAAACATTGGATAAAGCCGAAAATAAAAGTGATTCTACGACCTTTCATTCCATAAACTAAACAAATAACTCCTGCTAAACCACTAATCATCCCAATCACTGAATCAGGAGCAATCAAGTAAACAACCACTTGTAAGGCAAGTAGAGCTAAAATATAAGTAATTTCAAATTTTTTCCAACCAGTAAATAATTGCTGATACAACCAAGATTTATTATTTTGTGCTTCCATTGTGTGTGTCTCCCCTTAAAAGTTTTAATGCTAATTCAATCGATTCTTTTTCTCCTTGAGCCACAACTTCGGCTTCGTTGACTAAATTATTCACGCCTTCGTTTAAATCTGCTTCAAATAAAACCACGTTGTTTAAAATAGCTAAAGTGCGCATGCCTTTTAATGCCCCTAAAACATAAAGAGTGCTTGTTTCCATGTCGCCACCTAAGATGCCAAAATCAGACCAAAAACGCTCTGTTTCTGCGTTATCAGCCATGTAGAACCCGTCATGTGAGCGAGTGATGCCAAAATGTGAGTGAGGTGATAATTCTTTAGCATGAGCTAAAAGGCTAAGTGTTGGTACGCCAGGAAAATCAGCTGGGACATATTTTTTCGTTAACCCTTCGTCTCTAACGACGCCTGTTGAAATAACTAGTTCTCCAAGTGGAATATCCTTTTGCATCGCACCGCAGCTACCTACACGGATAATGGTTTCAATGCCAATGTCACTTAATTCTTCAATAGCAATGGCAGTGGAAGGAGCGCCGATGCCTGTTGAAATAACTAGAATATTTTCCCCTTCGTAAATGCCAACCACAGATTTAAATTCACGATTAAAGGTTAAATCAATCGGTGAGTTTAAATATTTTTTAACCGTATCCACACGTTTAGGATCACCTACGATGATTGCTTTTGTGACATGTTCCATTTTAGTTAATTGAATATGAGCTTGTTTTTCCATTAGTCTTTCTTCCTTTCAAGTAATAATTTTTGTTGATTAATAATGGTAATGCTTTTGGGTTCCACACGAATGATATCAAGTGTTTCAAGTTCACTTAGAATGCGGTAAACACTTCGAGAAGTGGCTGAAACTGATTGAACAAGGAGCTTCTTATCAATACCTTTGCCCTTTTTTTCAAGGTCTAGAAGTGTTGTAATGACTTGTTCTTTCACCGAACCTAAACTATATTTAGCCGCACGATTAGTGAGTTCATACATTTGTTCGCACAAGGAATAAATCAAATCTTGGTTGAAGTGATGATCAAGAGTAACCCACTCAATAAAACCTTGGTTTGGCACTTTAATTAAAAGACAATCCGTTGTGTTTTCGATAGAGGCACTGTATGGCATATCTAAAAAGGCTTCTTGTTCACCAATTAAATTGCCTGATTGGTAAATATCAAGTAAAATTTGGCGACCGCTTTCATCAGAAACAAATATTTTAACTTTCCCACTGACAACAATGTAAACATCTGAATGCTTCATTCCTTGATGTAACTGAAATTTTCGAGCCTTAAAAAAGACAAGTTCCATTTGCGAAAGAATGGTATAAGGACAATGTTTAAGCATGTGTCTAATGGTTTGGTTATTATTGATAACGCTTAATAGTTCTTCCATGTGTTTTCCCCCGATGACTCTATTTTAATATGAATGCGCTTTATTTAAAATGACAGATGTCTCTTTGTTTGGTGTAAAAATAAGAAAAGAAGGCAAAATTTCTGACATTTGTCTAACCGCTATCATTTTATCATAGTTAGTCAGATAAGGCTTAAATGTGAAGTAAAACACATTGATGTTAAAGTAAGAAAGTGCTATGATAACTGCGATTGAGAATAATTATCAATGAGGTGAAATGATGATAAAACTTAGTAGAGAAACAGCGGTCTTTGATTTGATTGAAACTTATCCAGAAATCAAAGATATTTTAATAGATTTAGGATTAAATGGGGTAGAAAATCCTTTAATGCTTAGAACAGCGGGAAAGAAGATGACCGTTTTTAAAGGCGCTAAAATGAAGAAAATACCTTTAGAAATAGTTGTGAATAAGTTTCAAGAGAATGGTTTTATTTTTAACGAGGAGGAAAAATAATGGGAAAAGAAAGAGCCGTGGATAGACAAAAGAAATTGATTGAGATTTTAGGTTTATTACATGAAGGTGGTCGTTTTGAAGAAGCGAAAGCCATGTTTGATGAGTCTTTTAGTGATGTGGATGTGAGTGAAATTACTTCAGCAGAAAGAGAACTGATTGCAGGGGGCTTATATCCTGCTGAGATTCAAAAGTTGTGTACGGTTCATGCCTCTGTTTTTAAGGGTTCGATTAAAGACATTCACCATTCAAACTATGAACACGAAACACCAGGACACCCGATTCATACGTTAAAATTAGAGAATATCGTGATCAAGTCCTTACTTCATGACGAATTGCTTCCTCTATTTGAAAAAATAGTGAAGGGGGAGTTAGCTTTACAAGACAAACTGGTGGCTGTTCTAGAAGATTTGTATCAAATTGATATTCACTATAAACGCAAAGAAATGCTGATTTTTTCTTATATGGAGAAATACGGTATCACAGCGCCACCCCAAGTTATGTGGGGCGTAGATGATGATATTCGTGCTGAAATCAAACAATTAATCACTGATTTTTCTGATCCTAAATTTATTATTAATCAACTAAGAACCCCGCTATTTGAAATGGTGGAAAATGTGGATGAAATGATTTTTAAAGAAGAAGAAATCATGATTCCTATGGTATTGGAAGTTTTTAGTTTAGAAGATTGGGAAGAAATTAGTGAAAATAGCTTCGACATTGGGTTTGCTTTTATTCCTAAACCACTTGTTTATAAAGCTAGTGATGCAGCGAAAGAAGTTAGTTTGGAGCATGAACCAAGAAGATTAGCTGTCATTCAGGAATCGATTC
Coding sequences within it:
- the deoC gene encoding deoxyribose-phosphate aldolase; amino-acid sequence: MTNLAKMIDHTKLKADTTQDEIAALTKEAKEHGFWSVCINPVWIPFAKEELAGSDVKICTVIGFPLGANSSKTKAFETNLAINDGADEVDMVINVGALKQAQYDVVLEDIKAVVNEAKGRALVKVIIETALLTKEEIIKVCELSVEAGADYVKTSTGFSTAGATAENVKLMKDTVGEKALVKASGGVRTTSDAEAMVAAGASRIGASDGVKIIGATTDNSDTSGY
- a CDS encoding S41 family peptidase produces the protein MNNQLSDILTIHHQALNVFPYWTDDLIDLWENSIVDLLNDIQKELPIKEFYLRLQKLSALLNDGHTLIFLPDKIKNDLTYAPMTLTVIENQLVINSSDKNFSDFIFKPIKSINHLSVSEFLKIVSSHYWQHNINESLIMAQNNFSFLFNTHSFEIEFENGDKQEIPFLPDKTNFSNFYSDTLSNNCQILEEHDAIRIYKVANKIIVHLTHFMSDEMTAIFYKYIPEYLTCEEIIFDLRNNGGGNSGYANEITQAFFNSTFETEKISTQIIVGEYIASGIILNTDNYDPNKETDPELIKMNKMLHHQYLTSRVEKNHYKQYEGLLKDIPVKILQNEQTYVSGK
- a CDS encoding DUF438 domain-containing protein, which translates into the protein MGKERAVDRQKKLIEILGLLHEGGRFEEAKAMFDESFSDVDVSEITSAERELIAGGLYPAEIQKLCTVHASVFKGSIKDIHHSNYEHETPGHPIHTLKLENIVIKSLLHDELLPLFEKIVKGELALQDKLVAVLEDLYQIDIHYKRKEMLIFSYMEKYGITAPPQVMWGVDDDIRAEIKQLITDFSDPKFIINQLRTPLFEMVENVDEMIFKEEEIMIPMVLEVFSLEDWEEISENSFDIGFAFIPKPLVYKASDAAKEVSLEHEPRRLAVIQESIQFSQSQQEAMQPEESKEETSFVSLPTGKLSIDEMKAMFSVLPADLTIVDADDKVSFYSEGPDRVFPRTTSVLGREVINCHPPKSMHMVEKILEEFKAGTKDNADFWIDLGPRKVYIRYFALRDETKTYLGCLEVTQDITKIQALEGQKRLLD
- a CDS encoding DUF1858 domain-containing protein, with translation MIKLSRETAVFDLIETYPEIKDILIDLGLNGVENPLMLRTAGKKMTVFKGAKMKKIPLEIVVNKFQENGFIFNEEEK
- a CDS encoding nucleoside phosphorylase, with protein sequence MEKQAHIQLTKMEHVTKAIIVGDPKRVDTVKKYLNSPIDLTFNREFKSVVGIYEGENILVISTGIGAPSTAIAIEELSDIGIETIIRVGSCGAMQKDIPLGELVISTGVVRDEGLTKKYVPADFPGVPTLSLLAHAKELSPHSHFGITRSHDGFYMADNAETERFWSDFGILGGDMETSTLYVLGALKGMRTLAILNNVVLFEADLNEGVNNLVNEAEVVAQGEKESIELALKLLRGDTHNGSTK
- a CDS encoding Crp/Fnr family transcriptional regulator, coding for MEELLSVINNNQTIRHMLKHCPYTILSQMELVFFKARKFQLHQGMKHSDVYIVVSGKVKIFVSDESGRQILLDIYQSGNLIGEQEAFLDMPYSASIENTTDCLLIKVPNQGFIEWVTLDHHFNQDLIYSLCEQMYELTNRAAKYSLGSVKEQVITTLLDLEKKGKGIDKKLLVQSVSATSRSVYRILSELETLDIIRVEPKSITIINQQKLLLERKKD
- the pnuC gene encoding nicotinamide riboside transporter PnuC, translated to MEAQNNKSWLYQQLFTGWKKFEITYILALLALQVVVYLIAPDSVIGMISGLAGVICLVYGMKGRRITFIFGFIQCLAMTYIAWKTHAYGSFAMNIVYVISQPIGWFLWGNDEAVNSFSKSVKHKLFIGAFIAWGIGWFVLANLGGQLPYFDSVNLVISLIAQTLYIFKYKENWSLWIFVNIANLIYWSLLTYQVFSGSSDIGTLGGCLSQVALQAALLFNSIYANKVWNEYEEA
- a CDS encoding sugar-binding transcriptional regulator, coding for MSLTKDQLSVEVARLYYQLEYGQQKIATELNISRPTVSRLLKHAKDKGFVTITITDPFSEREVLARDIKEKFGLKEVVIAQTPSDNYELIVEQISLEAANFISEVIIDGDIIGIGWGTTIYEVAKKLQPDDSKNIQVVQLKGSITHSKVTTFAHETLSLFADNYHTTGTSLPLPVIFDNKEVKTVVEKDRHIQHIMKLQEEASIAIYTVGTTREEALVFQLEYLTDEQKTYLQKVAVGDICSRFYNEKGDIASKEINERTIGIELSELPKKRVSLLVAGGEHKLKAIEGALNGNYVNTLVTDYWTAKKLAK